The segment AGGCGAAAAATAAATATTTTTTAAAAACCACGGCGTTTTTTTCTGCGCCGTAAACGATATTCTCTTTGTGCCTTTTGAATTATGCGTTTTTCATACTTTTTTGCCGTAAAGTTTATAAAATGAAGAAGGGCTTCATCAAACTCAATCAGACCGCCGTCTTTGGCAAAACAAGTTGCCTTGTCTACGAGATTATAAAAGTAGTATTCTTCCGGAACTTGCTTACCAAGCCGCCACTTTAAAAGGGCAGACCGCTGAGTTAAATGCATACGCTGTTCTAAAAGGCTTATTATTTTTTTATCTATCTTATCTATAGATAAAAAAAATTTTTTTAGTTTTTTATTTTTTACCATAAAAAAACCCCTTTGTAATTTAAGTTATCCAAAACAAAGAGGTTTTATCCGTTCAAACATTTTTATATCTAATATATTTTAACTTAATTTTAAATCTTTTCCAGTCAAATATTTACCCATAGGTTTTTCAAGTAGAAGGAAAACAACAACTGCTATAATGATATTTGGCAGCATGTAGGAAATATTGTAAAGGAAGGAATATAGCATAGGGCTTTGGCCTTCCGGGGCATACATGGCGTATACAGTTATGCCGCTTATGTAGTGGACTATAAAGCGTGCAGTACCGCCGACTAAAGAGCCGTAAATGCCTCCCCATTTTTTGCCTCTGAAAAGTCCGGCAAGGCCGACAGCTCCATAGGCCACGGAATAGTCGAGTAATAAAGAGACCCAGTTTAGGGCAAATCCGTTTGCAAAAATAAAGTTAAGAGTTCCAAACGCGACTCCTGCAATAACCCCCGGGAGTAAACCCCAGCGTATAGCGTAGAATATAAGCGGGATCATGACAAAGTCTATTGATCCGCCATATTGTAAAAAGCCAATTTGGATATAACTTAAGATAAGGGCCAGAGCAATCATTATCGCGCCTTCTGTAATGAGGCGGATATTCGTAGGTTTTGTTGTTTTAGTTGTAGACATATTTTTTTCTCCTTTGCAGTAAATTAACCGCATAGAAAAACCCGTGTCAATAGACACGGGGAAGATAGTACAAAAAAACGTGCTTTAATGATTTTTCGTACCGCTTCCCTTCGCATGTGTTAACATAACAGGTTCTAAGGGTGGTTTATGGAATAAATCTCAGCCGTTAAGGCCCCCCCAGCGGTTCTAAATTAATTGTTTGAACAATTCAAATATAAATGATAAAATAACAATTGTCAATAAGAGGGGAGGGGTTTTATGAGCCATTTCTTTGCTTTTCTGTCCAAGATGAAGTATATACGCCGCTGGGGAATAATGCGTAACACACGCGATGAGAACATACAGGAGCACTCACTTCAGGCAGCCATGATAGCACATGCGCTTGCAGTTATTAAAAACAGGCTTTACGGTGGGAACGTCGATCCGATGTTGGCTATGGGTATAGCGATGTATCATGAGGCGGGCGAAATAATAACGGGAGATTTAGTTACCCCAATCAAGTATTTCAATCCGGAGATAAATA is part of the Eubacteriales bacterium genome and harbors:
- the thiT gene encoding energy-coupled thiamine transporter ThiT; the protein is MSTTKTTKPTNIRLITEGAIMIALALILSYIQIGFLQYGGSIDFVMIPLIFYAIRWGLLPGVIAGVAFGTLNFIFANGFALNWVSLLLDYSVAYGAVGLAGLFRGKKWGGIYGSLVGGTARFIVHYISGITVYAMYAPEGQSPMLYSFLYNISYMLPNIIIAVVVFLLLEKPMGKYLTGKDLKLS